The following proteins are co-located in the Macadamia integrifolia cultivar HAES 741 chromosome 3, SCU_Mint_v3, whole genome shotgun sequence genome:
- the LOC122073663 gene encoding chlorophyll a-b binding protein 8, chloroplastic: MATQALVSSSLTSSMDAARQLLGARTLPSGSASSSSSSSSRKSSFVVRAASTPPVKQGADRQLWFASKQSLSYLDGSLPGDYGFDPLGLSDPEGTGGFFEPKWLSYGEVINGRYAMLGAVGAIAPEILGKLGLIPEETALPWFKTGVIPPAGTYNYWADPYTLFVFEMALMGFAEHRRFQDWANPGSMGKQYFLGFEKYLGGSGDPAYPGGPLFNPLGLGTKDEKAMKELKLKEVKNGRLAMLAILGYFIQGLVTGVGPYQNLLDHLADPVNNNILTSLKFH, encoded by the exons atggcaACACAGGCCCTGGTGTCTTCTTCTCTCACATCTTCTATGGACGCAGCAAGACAACTATTGGGGGCAAGGACCCTTCCTAGTGGGTcggcctcctcctcctcttcttcctcctcaagGAAGTCTTCGTTTGTTGTAAGAGCAGCTTCTACACCTCCAGTCAAG CAAGGAGCAGACAGACAGCTCTGGTTTGCATCCAAGCAGAGTCTTTCATACTTAGATGGCAG CCTCCCGGGTGACTACGGATTCGACCCTCTGGGGCTGTCGGACCCAGAAGGTACAGGCGGATTCTTTGAACCGAAATGGCTGTCGTATGGAGAGGTCATAAACGGGCGGTACGCGATGTTGGGAGCGGTAGGGGCCATTGCACCGGAGATACTAGGGAAACTGGGGCTGATACCGGAGGAGACGGCACTGCCTTGGTTCAAGACAGGGGTGATACCGCCGGCAGGGACATACAATTACTGGGCGGACCCGTACACGCTGTTCGTGTTTGAGATGGCACTGATGGGTTTTGCGGAACACAGGAGATTCCAGGACTGGGCGAATCCCGGATCGATGGGTAAGCAGTACTTTCTGGGGTTTGAGAAGTACCTAGGTGGGTCTGGGGATCCGGCCTACCCGGGGGGCCCGTTATTCAACCCGCTGGGGCTGGGGACGAAGGACGAGAAGGCGATGAAGGAGCTGAAGTTGAAGGAGGTAAAGAATGGAAGGCTGGCGATGTTGGCCATATTGGGTTACTTCATACAAGGACTCGTTACGGGAGTTGGTCCGTATCAGAACCTGTTAGACCATTTGGCTGACCCTGTCAATAACAACATTCTCACCAGCCTCAAGTTCCATTGA
- the LOC122073660 gene encoding uncharacterized protein LOC122073660 → MLSVENPPDPSCSGKISHLKTDERASDRRALQEADLLKKKHLGDTVSNNQLPKFSIRDYVFANRSKDICANWPFPKPYLQLCLNHGIKDPLPPFDTPDSVRKRCSSKASLGSDQLGRKCVGEVGSLGRENAIDLRGDSCAPFDPSILGSADEVPFLVQEQQKVTVSKEVDLYQPETGLDQCEDGNSPSKVKSHAQLGSESSPTSRFPFSDPEANTLPEDSVELEVAEPSCTSPKPGIATEPKGKKCRLIVKLGSISNFGNTEDHTLSTTTISDSMASKVCPVCKTFSSTSNTTLNAHIDQCLAVESTSKLTVNSKLSKHSVKPRKKRSMVDICASAPRCTLEDLDRRNGSNWAADSSMPSGNVKVRTEGKKQRLFHMSLEDNDNEEDGAVYFDSNGTKLRILSKFKDPPSSTVGEDFRHRKHMKDGKDTKNFSTVKRRHLAPRHSKFPKLKPQTESLPQNPDRAEICEAAGGNYGMEASLKKKQSLSELLKVHDRIKPSESGAVGRWVCSKRTGLSKKFCGQGGSHIPHCSSLAPMDPLNETDQSNLSNSSMERSHIQLLPNSSEDPISSLKSKKVGSLLYGAPDIVNRKKSSKLRAGDLSQLSKGSTSSKLDGCVLKLSRSSRKHAASSRSMGDEFHAGPVKSSDGLPKMTSKSSRTCHLLSEKGKNSTWRKRMLLVGPASPISRVNDNESHFILKKSRMHRSVAKTVDQVKTLPSNLDEEYDQGHNFSEHQSGCVSQMEETHKLDCSSNVFETETGVITDRATLAKVKALESGEGRLVVIASEREKSIAFGNLHSVPNCCGLNLAATADSQVKRGCCCCRENAPDMFAGQEPGTEGTCICEKDTVIKLSLEKAVRSSTISSSRNFSSEPHEFSNYSDIWTNNFPSNEKHRRLICGTKTHGPTELCFDDDPEMDWGDKVGSCNIGKNTHSGSDVGPKVIVENVENSLSEVDVIPIPGPPGSFLPSPGGSEVLQESSSLTSNRVLSSQDMYVLTDRDSSGSPVSATSAISHPPMEGTDVKHLEQELVARSAIQDRVSNMSYHSTKPIVRDTATFSRMMSVDEAERTNFGRENVKFTVISPSKGSLEYSADQTCCCSRKEGASWGSVLMHEESNFPGQPATIPAKVKHLSRNQSTRPEVLASSSICPSSKNIDEMMPPILELPKSSIAMKNSHAASVNFPGPSDSYSATPSSHVHPQTTTHPVLRLMGKNLTVVNKDEDASIKLGEFMPGAPSGSPNANYLTLLGYSNVNVPNEDCVSIYRAARKGTVCYDVGLPNGFKNLGNSETHQKVILPQGVNFSNMHIGGSAGSSSQHRVLPQEKWLNSQPSPPFTHVDRVGSSPHLQHRGVVPATEAISSPIQEVIIIDGSPENDADSRMCNAKNSENLRGSQPSPVGMPTSTAPTSHLGQVSPFPCFQSRNDHMQREPPVRTKPSFHVSCPGGVDAIPVKWKGNFEGSGALLQGPVFAPQARRVV, encoded by the exons ATGTTATCCGTCGAAAACCCTCCAGATCCCTCATGTTCTGGCAAGATTTCGCATCTGAAAACTGATGAAAGGGCTTCTGATAGGCGTGCCTTGCAAGAGGCAGATCTGCTAAAAAAGAAGCATCTTGGTGATACTGTTAGTAATAATCAGCTCCCCAAGTTCTCTATAAG AGATTATGTTTTTGCAAATCGGAGCAAGGATATTTGTGCCAACTGGCCTTTTCCGAAGCCGTATTTGCAACTTTGCTTGAACCATGGAATCAAGGATCCGTTGCCACCATTTGACACTCCTGATTCTGTAAGAAAACGGTGTTCCAGCAAGGCTTCTCTAGGATCcgatcaacttggaagaaaatgTGTAGGGGAAGTTGGTTCACTTGGGAGGGAAAACGCTATTGATCTACGTGGGGATTCTTGTGCACCATTTGATCCATCGATTTTAGGCTCTGCAGATGAAGTTCCATTTCTAGTACAGGAGCAGCAGAAGGTAACGGTTTCCAAAGAAGTTGATTTGTACCAACCGGAGACGGGTTTGGATCAATGTGAAGATGGAAATAGCCCATCAAAGGTGAAGAGTCATGCCCAACTCGGGAGTGAGTCATCTCCGACTAGTAGGTTCCCTTTCTCAGACCCAGAAGCTAACACTTTGCCAGAGGACTCGGTAGAACTTGAGGTTGCAGAACCTTCTTGCACTTCCCCCAAGCCTGGAATAGCAACTGAACCAAAGGGTAAGAAGTGCAGATTGATAGTTAAATTGGGTAGCATCTCTAATTTCGGTAACACCGAAGACCACACATTGAGCACTACTACTATATCAGACTCCATGGCTTCAAAAGTTTGCCCTGTTTGCAAGACGTTCTCATCTACTTCAAACACCACATTGAATGCTCATATTGACCAGTGTCTTGCTGTGGAATCCACTTCCAAGTTGACTGTCAATTCTAAACTAAGCAAACATAGCGTGAAACCGAGGAAAAAGAGGTCAATGGTGGACATCTGTGCATCCGCTCCACGTTGTacccttgaagatcttgataGGAGGAATGGCTCAAATTGGGCTGCAGATTCAAGCATGCCTTCTGGAAATGTCAAAGTTCGCACTGAAGGGAAAAAACAAAGGCTGTTTCACATGTCTCTTGAGGACAATGACAATGAAGAAGATGGTGCAGTCTATTTTGATTCTAATGGCACAAAGCTTCGGATTCTTTCTAAATTTAAGGACCCACCGTCATCAACAGTTGGAGAGGATTTCAGACACAGGAAGCATATGAAAGATGGTAAAGATACCAAGAACTTTTCTACCGTAAAGAGAAGACATCTTGCACCCAGACATTCCAAGTTCCCAAAACTAAAGCCTCAGACTGAGTCACTCCCTCAAAATCCAGATAGGGCTGAG ATATGTGAGGCCGCAGGAGGGAATTATGGGATGGAGGCAAGTCTCAAGAAAAAACAATCTCTTTCTGAACTCCTGAAAGTTCATGATAGGATCAAACCCAGTGAGTCAGGTGCTGTAGGACGGTGGGTATGCTCCAAACGAACTGGGCTGTCAAAGAAattttgtggccaaggtggCAGTCATATTCCTCACTGTTCATCACTAGCGCCGATGGATCCACTGAATGAAACTGATCAATCAAACTTAAGTAATTCTTCTATGGAGAGGAGTCATATTCAATTACTTCCAAACTCATCTGAAGATCCCATCTCTTCTCTTAAAAGCAAGAAGGTAGGAAGTCTCTTATATGGAGCCCCAGACATTGTCAATAGAAAGAAATCTTCAAAACTGCGAGCTGGTGATCTTAGTCAATTGAGTAAAGGAAGCACTTCTTCTAAGCTTGATGGATGTGTGCTGAAGCtttcaagatcttcaagaaaGCATGCTGCTTCATCACGAAGCATGGGAGATGAGTTTCATGCAGGCCCAGTTAAAAGCTCTGATGGTTTGCCCAAGATgacatcaaaatcatctaggaCTTGTCATCTTTTGTCAGAAAAAGGCAAGAATTCCACTTGGAGGAAGAGAATGTTGTTAGTTGGGCCAGCGTCTCCCATATCTAGAGTTAATGACAATGAAAGTCATTTCATCCTTAAGAAGTCTCGGATGCACAGATCCGTAGCAAAAACAGTGGATCAGGTAAAAACATTACCTTCTAATTTGGATGAAGAATATGATCAGGGACATAATTTTTCTGAACATCAATCTGGATGTGTAAGCCAAATGGAAGAGACCCATAAATTAGACTGCTCAAGCAATGTTTTTGAGACTGAAACAGGAGTGATCACAGATAGGGCGACTCTGGCCAAAGTCAAAGCACTTGAATCTGGAGAAGGAAGACTTGTTGTAATTGCCTCAGAAAGGGAAAAATCAATAGCCTTTGGTAATTTGCACTCAGTACCCAATTGTTGTGGTCTTAATCTGGCAGCAACTGCAGATTCTCAAGTTAAACGTGGTTGTTGCTGCTGTAGAGAGAATGCACCTGATATGTTTGCTGGTCAAGAACCTGGTACTGAGGGTACTTGTATTTGTGAGAAGGATACTGTTATTAAGCTTTCCCTGGAGAAAGCTGTGCGGAGCTCCACTATTAGTTCAAGCAGAAACTTCTCTTCAGAACCCCATGAGTTCAGTAATTATTCTGATATCTGGACCAATAATTTTCCATCTAATGAAAAACATAGAAGACTTATATGTGGCACCAAAACACATGGACCAACTGAACTATGTTTTGATGATGATCCGGAGATGGATTGGGGGGATAAAGTTGGTAGTTGTAATATTGGAAAAAATACTCATTCAGGATCAGATGTGGGTCCTAAGGTTATAGTTGAAAATGTTGAAAACTCACTTTCTGAAGTTGATGTAATACCAATCCCAGGACCACCGGGATCATTTTTGCCAAGTCCTGGGGGTTCGGAAGTTCTCCAGGAGAGCTCATCACTTACTTCAAATAGGGTTCTATCTTCTCAAGACATGTATGTTCTAACCGATAGAGACTCATCAGGATCTCCTGTTTCTGCAACCTCTGCCATTTCTCATCCTCCCATGGAAGGAACTGATGTAAAACATTTGGAGCAAGAGTTGGTTGCAAGATCTGCAATTCAAGACAGGGTTTCTAACATGTCATATCATAGCACCAAGCCAATAGTAAGGGATACGGCAACATTTTCACGTATGATGAGTGTGGATGAAGCAGAAAGAACCAATTTTGGAAGAGAGAATGTAAAGTTCACTGTGATCTCTCCATCCAAGGGGTCACTGGAATATTCAGCTGATCAGACATGCTGTTGCTCAAGGAAGGAGGGTGCATCTTGGGGTAGTGTCCTGATGCATGAAGAATCAAATTTCCCAGGTCAACCAGCCACAATTCCTGCCAAGGTAAAGCATCTGAGTAGGAATCAAAGTACCCGGCCCGAAGTGCTTGCTTCTTCTAGCATTTGCCCGAGTTCGAAAAATATTGATGAGATGATGCCCCCCATCCTGGAATTGCCTAAAAGTTCTATTGCTATGAAAAATTCTCATGCAGCTTCTGTGAACTTCCCAGGTCCCAGTGATTCCTATTCTGCTACTCCATCCTCTCATGTTCATCCTCAGACTACTACTCATCCTGTTCTTAGGTTGATGGGCAAGAATTTAACGGTGGTAAACAAAGATGAAGACGCATCCATAAAACTTGGGGAGTTCATGCCAGGGGCACCAAGTGGCAGTCCAAATGCAAACTATTTGACTCTTCTTGGGTACTCTAATGTCAATGTCCCCAATGAGGACTGTGTTTCAATTTATCGTGCAGCCCGAAAAGGTACCGTTTGTTATGATGTTGGTTTACCAAATGGATTCAAAAATCTTGGTAATTCTGAGACACACCAAAAGGTCATCCTTCCACAAGGTGTAAATTTTTCAAACATGCATATAGGAGGGTCTGCAGGATCTTCATCGCAGCATCGTGTGTTGCCTCAAGAAAAGTGGTTGAATAGCCAACCAAGTCCCCCATTTACTCATGTGGATAGAGTTGGTTCTTCTCCGCACCTCCAACATCGGGGTGTTGTTCCTGCCACTGAAGCTATTTCCAGTCCCATTCAAGAGGTGATAATCATTGATGGCTCTCCAGAAAATGATGCTGATTCAAGAATGTGTAATGCAAAAAACAGCGAGAATTTAAGGGGGAGCCAGCCTTCTCCAGTGGGTATGCCAACTTCAACTGCACCTACTTCTCATTTGGGACAGGTGAGTCCATTTCCTTGCTTTCAGTCACGGAATGATCATATGCAGAGGGAACCACCGGTAAGGACTAAGCCCAGTTTTCACGTATCATGCCCCGGAGGAGTAGATGCAATCCCTGTGAAGTGGAaaggtaattttgaaggttccGGTGCGCTATTGCAGGGTCCTGTCTTTGCTCCACAAGCTCGACGGGTTGTCTGA